One Cydia pomonella isolate Wapato2018A chromosome 15, ilCydPomo1, whole genome shotgun sequence DNA window includes the following coding sequences:
- the LOC133525941 gene encoding uncharacterized protein LOC133525941 isoform X1, with the protein MFLTMLFLLALCSSHAYAAMTDDEVKIQFTKFIMKCHKDHPVEMSELLALQSMKPPTNKETKCLLACAYRAEGSMNDKGMYDLEHGYEIAEMTQKGDEKRIANAKKLADTCSKVNDESVSDGEKGCERAALMFKCVVENAPKVRKQKYQKKILYLFHIYFIFI; encoded by the exons atgtttttgaccaTGCTATTTTTGCTGGCACTTTGCAGCAGTCATGCTTAC gcCGCCATGACAGACGACGAGGTAAAAATCCAGTTCACGAAGTTTATAATGAAATGTCACAAGGACCATCCAGTGGAGATGTCGGAGTTGCTAGCTCTGCAGAGTATGAAACCTCCAACTAACAAGGAGACTAAGTGCCTTCTGGCTTGCGCTTACAGAGCTGAGGGTTCC ATGAATGATAAAGGAATGTACGATTTGGAACATGGCTATGAAATTGCTGAGATGACACAGAAAGGCGATGAAAAAAGAATTGCTAATGCGAAAAAATTGGCTGATACCTGTTCTAAGG TTAACGACGAGTCAGTGAGCGACGGTGAAAAGGGATGTGAAAGGGCTGCTTTGATGTTCAAATGTGTTGTAGAAAATGCTCCAAAGGTAcgcaaacaaaaatatcaaaaaaaaatactttatttatttcatatatattttatttttatttga
- the LOC133525941 gene encoding uncharacterized protein LOC133525941 isoform X2, translated as MFLTMLFLLALCSSHAYAAMTDDEVKIQFTKFIMKCHKDHPVEMSELLALQSMKPPTNKETKCLLACAYRAEGSMNDKGMYDLEHGYEIAEMTQKGDEKRIANAKKLADTCSKVNDESVSDGEKGCERAALMFKCVVENAPKFGFKV; from the exons atgtttttgaccaTGCTATTTTTGCTGGCACTTTGCAGCAGTCATGCTTAC gcCGCCATGACAGACGACGAGGTAAAAATCCAGTTCACGAAGTTTATAATGAAATGTCACAAGGACCATCCAGTGGAGATGTCGGAGTTGCTAGCTCTGCAGAGTATGAAACCTCCAACTAACAAGGAGACTAAGTGCCTTCTGGCTTGCGCTTACAGAGCTGAGGGTTCC ATGAATGATAAAGGAATGTACGATTTGGAACATGGCTATGAAATTGCTGAGATGACACAGAAAGGCGATGAAAAAAGAATTGCTAATGCGAAAAAATTGGCTGATACCTGTTCTAAGG TTAACGACGAGTCAGTGAGCGACGGTGAAAAGGGATGTGAAAGGGCTGCTTTGATGTTCAAATGTGTTGTAGAAAATGCTCCAAAG tttggCTTCAAAGTTTAA
- the LOC133525938 gene encoding uncharacterized protein LOC133525938 isoform X1: MCGVSGEFLLRILLLNFVYIENNFVTCEELPNNVFNANIRDYYVEEDVNSTNVKTLQKEEVGRYASFAPIHNPIRFKEIPDNALSSSSYSRGLLHHEHGGHEGYGIHDGYEDGSPYGHGYAYIHDDHHYDHHDEHGHGHGHGHGHGHGHGHGHGHGHGHGHGHDHGHGHYEHHLGHEHYKHHDHHHLATKALLWPVAGIALLGAAAALVTNPVLLQLGVVSGKRRRRDTLEVSGESGSNENWPLDPYSVERKRKKGSLAKKYPGHVSTSETAIRFVPIPLKLNKEH, from the exons ATGTGTGGTGTATCAGGGGAATTCCTTCTACGGATTCTGTTGTTGAATTTTGTGTACATTGAGAACAATTTTGTGACATGTGAGGAACTTCCGAATAATGTTTTTAACGCAAACATTAGAGATTATTATGTGGAGGAGGATGTT aacTCGACTAATGTGAAAACCCTGCAGAAAGAAGAAGTAGGCAGATATGCCAGTTTTGCTCCGATTCACAACCCAATAAGATTTAAG gagaTCCCGGACAATGCTCTCTCCAGTTCAAGTTATAGTCGAGGGTTGCTGCATCACGAGCACGGAGGGCATGAAG GTTACGGAATACACGATGGCTACGAGGACGGCTCTCCCTACGGCCACGGCTATGCCTACATCCACGACGATCACCACTACGACCATCACGACGAACACGGACACGGGCACGGGCACGGACATGGACACGGGCATGGGCACGGGCATGGACATGGACACGGGCATGGGCACGGACATGGACACGACCACGGGCATGGACATTACGAACACCATTTGGGACATGAACATTATAAACATCACGACCACCATCAC CTGGCCACAAAAGCGTTGCTATGGCCGGTAGCAGGCATCGCCCTACTCGGCGCCGCAGCCGCCCTGGTCACCAATCCAGTCTTGCTTCAACTTGGGGTTGTCTCCGGGAAACGACGGAGACGCGACACCTTGGAGGTATCAGGGGAATCAGGATCTAACGAAAACTGGCCGCTTGATCCGTACAGCGTCGAAAGAAAGCGCAAGAAAGGATCGCTCGCTAAGAAATACCCTGGTCATGTTTCGACATCGGAAACGGCGATTCGATTTGTACCGATACCTCTTAAGCTTAATAAAGAGCATTGA
- the LOC133525938 gene encoding zinc transporter SLC39A7-like isoform X2 — protein MKLVNITEAIDRHVHYLQSTRKPYCITQNSTNVKTLQKEEVGRYASFAPIHNPIRFKEIPDNALSSSSYSRGLLHHEHGGHEGYGIHDGYEDGSPYGHGYAYIHDDHHYDHHDEHGHGHGHGHGHGHGHGHGHGHGHGHGHGHDHGHGHYEHHLGHEHYKHHDHHHLATKALLWPVAGIALLGAAAALVTNPVLLQLGVVSGKRRRRDTLEVSGESGSNENWPLDPYSVERKRKKGSLAKKYPGHVSTSETAIRFVPIPLKLNKEH, from the exons ATGAAACTAGTGAACATTACCGAAGCTATCGATCGTCATGTACACTACCTCCAATCGACGAGAAAACCCTATTGTATAACGCag aacTCGACTAATGTGAAAACCCTGCAGAAAGAAGAAGTAGGCAGATATGCCAGTTTTGCTCCGATTCACAACCCAATAAGATTTAAG gagaTCCCGGACAATGCTCTCTCCAGTTCAAGTTATAGTCGAGGGTTGCTGCATCACGAGCACGGAGGGCATGAAG GTTACGGAATACACGATGGCTACGAGGACGGCTCTCCCTACGGCCACGGCTATGCCTACATCCACGACGATCACCACTACGACCATCACGACGAACACGGACACGGGCACGGGCACGGACATGGACACGGGCATGGGCACGGGCATGGACATGGACACGGGCATGGGCACGGACATGGACACGACCACGGGCATGGACATTACGAACACCATTTGGGACATGAACATTATAAACATCACGACCACCATCAC CTGGCCACAAAAGCGTTGCTATGGCCGGTAGCAGGCATCGCCCTACTCGGCGCCGCAGCCGCCCTGGTCACCAATCCAGTCTTGCTTCAACTTGGGGTTGTCTCCGGGAAACGACGGAGACGCGACACCTTGGAGGTATCAGGGGAATCAGGATCTAACGAAAACTGGCCGCTTGATCCGTACAGCGTCGAAAGAAAGCGCAAGAAAGGATCGCTCGCTAAGAAATACCCTGGTCATGTTTCGACATCGGAAACGGCGATTCGATTTGTACCGATACCTCTTAAGCTTAATAAAGAGCATTGA